The proteins below come from a single Miscanthus floridulus cultivar M001 chromosome 1, ASM1932011v1, whole genome shotgun sequence genomic window:
- the LOC136500697 gene encoding sex determination protein tasselseed-2, whose amino-acid sequence MHASLASYAAAAMPALDLRPEMAHAHQPVMSPSHHGWDGNGAAVVPTPMPKRLDGKVAIVTGGARGIGEAIVRLFVKHGARVVIADIDDAAGEALASALGPQVSFVRCDVSVEEDVRRAVDWALSRHGGRLDVYCNNAGVLGRQTRAAKSILSFDAGEFDRVLRVNALGAALGMKHAALAMAPRRAGSIVSVASVAGVLGGLGPHAYTASKHAIVGLTKNAACELGAHGIRVNCVSPFGVATPMLINAWRQGHDDAGDADLDLDITVPSDEEVEKMEEVVRGLATLKGPTLRPRDIAEAVLFLASDESRYISGHNLVVDGGVTTSRNLIGL is encoded by the exons ATGCACGCTAGCCTCGCCTCCTACGCCGCGGCAGCTATGCCGGCGCTCGACCTCCGCCCCGAGATGGCGCACGCGCACCAGCCCGTCATGTCGCCGTCGCACCACGGCTGGGACGGCAATGGCGCCGCAGTCGTGCCCACCCCTATGCCCAAGAG GCTGGACGGGAAGGTGGCCATTGTGACGGGCGGCGCGCGCGGCATCGGCGAGGCCATCGTGAGGCTGTTCGTGAAGCACGGGGCCCGGGTGGTGATCGCGGACATCGATGACGCCGCCGGGGAGGCGCTGGCGTCGGCGCTGGGCCCTCAGGTCAGCTTCGTGCGCTGCGACGTGTCCGTGGAGGAGGACGTCAGGCGCGCCGTGGACTGGGCGCTGTCGCGGCACGGGGGGCGGCTCGACGTCTACTGCAACAACGCCGGGGTGCTGGGCCGCCAGACGCGCGCCGCCAAGAGCATCCTGTCCTTCGACGCGGGCGAGTTCGACCGCGTGCTCCGCGTCAACGCGCTGGGCGCCGCGCTCGGGATGAAGCACGCGGCGCTCGCCatggcgccgcgccgcgccgggaGCATCGTCTCCGTCGCCAGCGTCGCGGGGGTGCTCGGCGGCCTGGGGCCACACGCCTACACCGCCTCCAAGCACGCCATCGTGGGTCTCACCAAGAACGCGGCCTGCGAGCTCGGCGCGCACGGCATCCGCGTCAACTGCGTGTCGCCCTTCGGCGTCGCCACGCCCATGCTCATCAACGCCTGGCGCCAGGGCCACGACGACGCCGGCGACGCCGACCTCGACCTCGACATCACCGTGCCCAGCGACGAGGAGGTggagaagatggaggaggtggtCAGGGGGCTGGCCACGCTCAAGGGCCCCACGCTGAGACCCAGGGACATCGCCGAGGCGGTGCTCTTCCTGGCCAGCGACGAGTCAAGATATATCTCCGGCCACAACCTCGTCGTGGACGGCGGCGTCACCACCTCCAGGAACCTGATCGGCTTGTGA
- the LOC136500705 gene encoding U2 small nuclear ribonucleoprotein B''-like: MLSGDIPPNQTIYLKNLNEKVKKEELKRSLYALCSQYGRILDVVALKTQKLRGQAWVVFSEITAATNAFRGLQDFDFYGKKMRVQYAKTKSDCIAKEDGTYAPQEKRKKQEEKAAEKKRRAEEAQQAGPNASAAQSNGTGYQASRLGKVSQEPPAPPNNILFIQNLPDQTTSMMLQILFQQYPGFREVRMIEAKPGIAFVEFEDDGQSMVAMQALQGFKITPENPMAISYAKK; this comes from the exons ATGCTGTCCGGCGACATCCCCCCGAACCAGACCATCTACCTCAAAAACCTCAACGAGAAGGTCAAGAAAGAAG AGTTGAAGAGATCGCTGTATGCCCTGTGCTCACAGTATGGAAGGATACTGGATGTGGTGGCCCTGAAAACTCAAAAATTGAGGGGGCAAGCATGGGTGGTGTTTAGCGAAATTACAGCTGCTACCAATGCTTTCCGTGGATTGCAAGACTTTGATTTCTACGGCAAAAAAATG CGAGTACAATATGCAAAAACAAAATCAGATTGTATTGCAAAAGAAGATGGTACTTATGCTCCTCAGGAGAAAAGGAAGAAGCAAGAGGAGAAAG CTGCTGAGAAAAAACGACGAGCAGAAGAGGCACAACAAGCTGGCCCCAATGCTTCTGCTGCCCAAAGCAATGGAACT GGCTATCAAGCATCTCGTCTGGGCAAGGTTTCACAAGAGCCACCTGCTCCTCCGAACAACATCCTCTTCATCCAGAACTTGCCAGACCAGACCACGAGCATGATGCTCCAGATCCTGTTCCAGCAGTACCCTGGCTTCAGGGAAGTACGGATGATCGAAGCCAAACCAGGCATTGCTTTTGTGGAGTTCGAGGACGACGGCCAGTCCATGGTCGCGATGCAGGCTCTCCAAGGCTTCAAGATCACCCCAGAGAACCCCATGGCTATATCCTATGCCAAAAAATGA